The genome window TGCCAGTTTGTTAACAGGAAAATGTTACCTATCGAACCACATCCATTATGTGCTTTTCTCCTGCCCCTAGTGATCATAGCGCTTGGTCAAGTACATGTTTGAATCAGATTCTCCAAAACAGAAATTACTCCCTGCTTTAGGTTAGGGCTCTTATGGTAATTGGTTCAGGCTACAATGTATTAATAGGACATCGAAGTAATAATTTGCCAACTTAATAGGTAGAACCACATCAAAGTGCCCATATTCATTTTAAACTATGAAAATGTCAATTTCGTATGGTTCAACTACCTCTATCCTGGAACCTGGAATCAAATGAGAGTAGCTTGAGCCCTGAGAGAATGAGTCAACACACTATTGAATTTATATCATGTTCTCTGCTGATGACCTTTCCTCTTGCCTTTCAGGTAACCGTGAGTGGAGGCACATGTGCCCTACAGAGGTGGATGAGAGTGgaccttttgtctttttctgtctccaaACTGGCTTTGTCATTTTCAAAACTGCTGTAAACATTCCTCTCAATGGAACAGCCGCAGCCAACAAATAGAGTTCTCACTGTTGAAAGAAACTACACAAGGGTTAAGAGTTTAAATGTGGCACACCATGACACTAACCTCATGGTAACTGTGACTTCCTGGGTTAAGTGGAACCTCTGCAATAAATCTTTTCTGCTCCCCAAACTGCCCTGAGATTTTGGCTGTGACAGAAGATTATTCATTGTCTGTTCCTCGCCTGGAGAACTGAGCTGAATGTAAATTCTATcagttattataataaaaaaaaaatctgctgctTTGAAACTTCACTTTTTGGTCATGCATTTTGGCAGGGATATCAGTTTAATTGACTATATGAACCTTTATGCGGAGACTTTTGTGGCTTGAAAAGCTTCCCTTTTCTGAGTGCTTATACAATCTCATTTCAAATATGGAAGAGATAGAATGTAATGGCATAGCATGGTGACGCCTGGTTTCATTTGGATAGCTCCAACCATGATGAAGGACgttgtaaaatttcaaaaattatttacttagaGTTCTGTCACCTGGggaacaaaaactaaacaaagtgAATTACATAGCAGTACTTCCAGAATGGCACAATGGTatcaaaaaaatcaaaccaaTAACGTGACATTGAGAAATGTCACGAAAGTCCAAGAAAGCCCCACGTGCTGAATGTgccacatttaaaatttaaccaCTTCACAAATATCCGCACACATGGAGTAAATAACCCTTTATCACGTAGCCTTAAATTGCACCCCTGTTGCAATACTGCGtcaatattattacattttaaaaaatctgtataaaATATTATCTGGAACCCCgaaagaaaatcaattaatctttaaaaagtttgttaCAAAGTTGACTGTATAAAATGCTAAAACATAATCCATATATACAAAATGCTgcagtttaagaaaataatgggacccagttttagaataaaataattttgtacaaaAACAGGGTATTACATTCAAaccaatattttcaaaaaaaaactttaaaaaagaatattgaaatgTCTTAGATCAGAAGAATAACTATAAAGTGTTTGCTTTCACACCATCCGAAAGTGTCTCACAGGTAGAACACCAGCTGGCTGGGGGACAGTGTCCTGCTTCCTCCCACAAAGGGCTTCATGACCATCACCGCCGAGATGCGTACTTAGCAGCCCAGTCTGTCCGACCGTGCACTGGCTGGGCGGCTGGAGGCCGTGGGATCAACCCAGGAGTGCTTCTCGGCTGGGTGTGGAAAAAAGGTCGCCCAGGGTGAGGTCTCACAGCCTTCAGGGAAGAATAACCTGCTGGGAAAGAGAAAGGTGGGCCTGATCGGTAGGGGATCCATGAAAACAAAGTACAGATAAATGTATCTTGGTGACAAAAACATCAGACAAGGAGAGTTCAAGAGGAGCATTTGGTCAGGCCAAAAAGACTGGTGTCATTCCTGACGGACTCCTCTTTTTCTCATATCCCACTTGTAATCTGTCAGCAGATCTTATCGGCTCTACCTTCCCAATACAGCCCAACTCCGCTATTACCGCGCAGCCCAGACCCGCACCCGTCCTCGCCTGGATAACTGCAACAGCCTCCCTTTTGGTGTCCCTGCTTCCAAACCTTGTCTCCCCTTTCAGTCTGGTGACAACCAGCAACTTGAGTGAATCTGGAAGATGAAGTCAGATCACttactcttctgctcaaaaccctcccgTGGTTCTCATGTTTCTCAGTCAATGACAACTTGCTTTCGGGGGTCTGCAGGGTACATGCCCTCGGGCCCCCTAtcacctctctgacctcctcTTCCTACTCTCCCCTCTTACTCCCATCACGCTTGTACTTCGTTGACTACGCCAGGCCCGTCCTGTCTCGAAGCGCATGCACTTCAGAATCCCAGCCTGGAACAGTCTCGGCCACACAGCAGGGCTCGCTTATTCCCCTCCTTCAGATCTTTACTCAGTGTCTCCCTTCCAGCGAGCACTTCGCTGGCCACCCTGTCTAACATTGCAGTCTACATGCCACACACCAACCCTCATAGTCCCTACTTCCTGCCAGCTTGAGTTTTCTCCTTAGCTCTTACATGCATCTTATTTGGTTTACTTATTGTCTGTAAGGTATAAGTTCCACAAGGGACAGGGAGTTTGGTCTGTCTCCTTCACTGGTGGATCCTAGGTGTACATCATGCCTACAACCACAAAGCAGTTAGGTGTTCAGTAACTATTTACTGAATCAATTCGTGAATAATCCGAAATTAAACTTACCAGGGGAAGGGTCTGGAATAGGTGCCAAGTGTACCCTCTGCATAGCAGAATCAAGTTCTTTTTTCAGCAAGGAAGAGATATAGCTTCCAGCCAGCCCACTAGAACTTGTAGAGCCGGAACCAACTGATTTGCAAAAGCAAAAGCTCATTAGTACAAAGTCATGCGCACATGACACCAACAGGCGTAAAGGACAGCGGCGCAGAACAATAAAGAATTAGGTCTTTATTTTTAGGCGGGGAAAGCATTAGGATAAAAGCAGTGAATTCTGAGCAGAGCATTCCACCACACCACACTATCAGAAAGACTGGGGAGGGGTGCGGaacgggggggtggggtgggggtagggggggaCAAACACAGTGCTGCTCCTGTAGCCCACCCCCAAATGGAGGATGGTTGGTTTAAGAAAAGGGaaatctggaattttctttcttttagtatAATCAGTTTAGCGTGTTCTGAAATTTGCTTTTTCCACTTGATAATAGAGAATAGTTATCCTCCCATGTCAGCATATACAAACTCTACACTATGGCTAAAACCTAATTCATTTAACTATTCTTTTGTTGATCGGCACACAGGGTATCCTACTTATTTCGTTATTACAAGTTAATTCTACGCTAAATATTCTTGTCCGCAATCAGAAAAAGTAACGCCTGTTAAAATAGCTTAAATACATTCACCTTTTCTGTCATTCCCATCTCGAGAGTACTTTAAGGGCTGGTACTGTATGCTAGTCATCACAGTATTGTAGGAAGCTAACAGAATGCCTTACATATGGCAAGTAATCAATATATACTGGACGGGGGAAGGAATCGCTCTAGAAGCCTCATTATTAAGGCTTAGAACGACACAGGGAATGACGAAGATGTGACGATGGCCATTACACAAATGGAAGTCACAGCCACGGAGAAGGGAGTTACTCAGTGGTAGAGCTGCTCTGTGTGCTCACAACACAGAGCCTTCCTGGCAACCACTTGAAGTTGAGTGGCAACGGTCGTCTGCAATGCGTACGTGAGGAGCTGTGTTGGTCAGCTGGAGCACATTTTGCATTGTGGGTGACTGGACAGATatgaagaaaaaggggaagagaatgTGAACAGGTACAGACACAAAGGGGGAAACACGCACAGACAACAcacacaagaaaagatgctcaacctcagcAGGAACCAGGACATGCAGGCTTAAGGCACAATAAGATGCCGTCTCACACCCATCACAGTAGCACAGATTTTACAAGCTCGATGGTCCCAAGTGGCAATAAGGATGCAGCAGGACTGCCATACCCGCTGGccagcaatttggcaatatctgtcaAGTCGAAGATGAGCACACCCTTTAACCCGACATGTTTCTATCAGGCGCAGAGAAACCCTCACACAGGAGCACAGCAATGTCCACATCCGCACACTCTCTAATAGCGGAAATTATAAACCACTTACGTGTTCATCAAGAAGAGAATGGATAAATTACGGTCTAGTAGAAGTAATAAATTAGGGTATTATGTAGTTACATATACTGTGTCTATTACACACTACATAACGTGatgtatattctatatatgtatgATTGCTACGTATATCATTATTAACAGGAGTGGAGATCCAGgactatatgcatatatattttaaaacatgcaaaaccTTACCGCAtctcatgtatattttttaaaaagcatggaaGTGATAAAAACTCAAATCAGGTGGAGAatggggggaaggagaagaagagggcAAGAGAGGGAAGGCGGAGACCCTGGGCTTCATGTCTGTCTGCAAAGTTTGACTTCTTCCACTGGTGGTGGGCACGTGGGTGTTGATATAGTATCTCTTTCTATAGATGAACACCCAATGGATAAAAGCAAGAAGTGAAGCCCAGGTGCTTCCTTCACAATATGGAAGGGAAGGCAGCACAGAACAGGCAGGGGCTGCCTGAGCGAGGGAAAACAGTGTGGGAAACTGGTCCGCTGGGAACAGGGTTAGGCGGCCTGTAACGCGGACATTCATTTACCCATTACAGAAAGAGTGGGGAGGGACTTCGAAATGACCTTCCAGTCAGAAGTTCTGACGCCCTGGGCTAAGGCTGGGTCATCAGATAGAGGGGACAAGATGGGGGGGGCAAGGCAGACAGAGTCACGTCCGGTTCCCCGAGGTTGCCCACCATGCAGCAGGGCCTCAGAAGTCAGACTGCATAAGAAAGACTCTGTCAAGTTACTTTTGTCTTTCCCATGAGCCAGGGGAGACGGCTCTCCTCCCCAGCTACTGTTGAGGGCAGATCCCGTGGGAATTGGCTGAGTCCCTAGGACCTGCTggagagagggggggagagagcgagagacagagagagagagagcgagacagagagacagagagagacagagagagacagagagacagagagagacagagagagagagacagagagacagagagacagagagagagagagaccggcCTGGAAAAGAGGCCCAGGGTTTTCGTAAGAAATGCCCTCATGATTCCACAGCCTGTACCCTCGCCTCTCTGTACCCATTCCGCCACATCCAGAAAATTTGCTTCTTGTCATTTAGGAGTTCATAATTATTACTCACCTGAATTTATTTTGCTGATTACTGACACCGTTCCTGAAGATTTCCCAGACAAACCAGAACTAGACCACGGGTTTGATGGAATAAAATCCTTGCCTGGTGTCGGGAGTATGCCATTTCTTATGTTTATTCCTAAtaggaaagaaatgttttcaaaatgcaaaatatgtATGTAATCTTGCACCAGACTTCAGAGATGAAATTAATGCAGAACCCAATTTATCAAAAACTTCCTAAGGTTCAACAATCTAAGCAAAAATTAACCGTGAAAAGGAAAGATGTGATCTTCGGGTGTAATGTGTTGTCTCACTGTTGGGTGGCCTGAGAGAGGTCTATTAAACTTCTACCAACAGAGCAATCCCGTCTCTTATGTCTTGACACCCTCTAGTGCAGTCCTGGGCTTACTTTTCCTGGATATTCCCACTTGTTCCCCTTCACAGGCCACTGCCTTTCTGTCATCCTTCTAAATTCTTCTCTatcccctctcccagcctcccagctccgcagctctctgctctcctctctctgcGTTCTGTTCCCCGAGATTCCATCTTCTCACCTGACCTGGACCACCGCTGCCATCGTGCTGAGGACTCCAGTCTGTACCGACGACCCTCACCGACCTCTCATCTCCAAGGCTGCCTCGACCTTAACCTCAATCCCCTCCATCTCAAACCAGACCACTTTCCCTCTCGACTGCTCACTGTCCCATTTGTGTCAAGCACGGCAGTTATGTTGCAGAACTGAAAGACTGAATTCATCTTacactcttccttcttccttcagaGCCCAAAAGAAATAACTCTCCCATTCACTCCCTGCTCCCTTTTGCCTGTGGTGACTGTGACACAAGTCTTTGCCTCTCACACCTGGTTCCCTGCCATGTGCTGTCTCTTCTTCCAGGTCATCCGGGGAAACGTCAGGCTAATTCTTCTAAGACCGCCATGCCAACCCTGATGAAGGCTGGCAGTATTTAGCAGCCCAATTCCCGATAAAAGGGCAAGGAATTCAGTGTATCAGCAGGGCTGGCCATTCCCACCTCCATGCCCGCCCCCGGGACCCCAGCCTCAGCCTGATCCAGCACTCTGCTCACCTGGCCCTCACCCACCTGACACACAGATAGAGATAAAACCATGACACTCCCCAATTAAAACCCTTCCAAAGCTTCCCCTTGCTCATGAaacaaaatccaaatttcttattAGACACCAAAAGTATGCCTCATACTACATCACCCTCTCATGCCGTGCTCTGGACACACGGGCCTCTCTGCCTCTCCACTCGCAAGCTAATCCCTGTCCTGTCTccgggcctttgcacgtgctgtttcCTGCCTGGTGTGCTCTTCCCTCAGTTCTCTGCATATTTAGTTCCTTCCCATTCTTTGTGGCCCTGCTGGGAGGGCCTTGctcagagaggcctttcctgaccactctATCCCAAGCGGTGCCTCCTCCCTGCTTTACAGCTCTTTTAACGTCCATCACTAGCATCTGTACTACTGTATATTTACTTGCTCAGGGTCTGTCTCCCACCACGAGACTACAGTGGCATGTGGGCAAGAGTACTACCTGCAGGGCTGCTGTTCAGCCACTGCATAGACTGTGGTAATAAATGCAGCCCCCTGGAGTTAGGCAACCTAGTGGCCCCGCTTGGCTACTTGTTCACCATAATATTCCTGGTGCCTAGCACTCTGGAGATGCTCAACACATATTTACCACTGAATGAATTTGTGATTGGGTCACATTGTAAGTCTGGAAGATGGAGTATATGTAGAGAGAGGCTTGGGTACCCTCCAAACTATAGTGTTTACACTTCACCCCTGCAGTGCTGCCAGGTGGTGTGACCAAGCTCCCATCCTGGCTTCCTGAGACCACACAGGACTGGCAATGTCTGGTGCAGAGACTTCAGGTATACTGCCTGACTCGTGCCCATTCCTCCCTCCTCGGGGGCTGGACCCAGTTTCCTCTaccacatttctttatatttggcaactatctaaaataaaaatgtgaggcCTGggcttcagcaaatatttttatgatgtttCCCACCAGTTCTGAAGGGAAGCCCCAAGCACTTGCCTTCCAAACAGAATCTCTGTGACTATGTGATTCCAGGGACACGCTTCCTTatcagtgaagaaagaaaaggcaagcaTTTGGCTTACCAGGCAAGTATCGGGAATGCTTCAGGTAGTGCTGTTTGGCCGCGGATCGCAGGGTCGGCGTGTCCCGCCTCTGGTATGACGACTGGGTGGGGGCGCTGTTTCCGGTCCCCACAGGCTCAGAGGGCTTCAGGTCCAAAACGCTTTCAAATCTGAAAGGGGAGAATGTGGCTTACGTCACAAGAGACAGACAGCATCGTCCAACAGATAAAGATCACCTCACACAACCCACGTCCAGTCCGTTTACAGAGAGAAGCCACACACTTGCCTGCAGAGGGTCTCATCGCtctgtcttttcttgtttttcaggtCAATCCTGCTGAGCGATGGACCGAATTCCAAGTCATCCAAGTCAGCCCAATCGTCGGAATCCTTTGTTGACCTGGAAACGAGACCCCACCTCCTCCTACTCTTTGGCTTGATCTCACCGTTTTTGTGCTCCAGGCCAGCTAGGATTTTCTGTGTAtacaaggagaggagaaagagcagTATTTGGCATTAATGGAGCTCATCTATGAGTAAATCCCATTCTGAACTTTCTTGGTCATGAAAAAGCAGGTCCTGGGGCATATCATTCCCTAATGAGCACCGCTTATCTGAAAGGACAACTATGGGAAACACATTCCCAGGCCTCTGTCTCTCACCTATCCTGCAAGGATGACATCAGTTTTCATCCCACGAGGACACTAAGTTGtgtaaggttaaaaaaagaaaaggaaacttaaggTTCTTCTCCCATGCTAGAAAGATAGCTGGATTCTTATTCAGGCCTCATCTCCGAAAGAGCTAACATGATTTGTACTGTCATAAGTAAAGATGTAAGAGGTATAGTTAAGATATCAGTCATCCTGCTCTTTTacagaaaacaatgcaaatgtctcCTTTGGCCTCTTGGCAGACCTGGATACTATTTAACTACAGAATTAGCTACAATAAGGAATTGCCAAACACACACTGCTTCCAAGGCATGGGCTGGGGTACAGCAAACAGTCTCGAGATACCACCCTTGCAATCTCATGCAGTATCTCACCTTGTACTGGTTGGGAGCCAGTGCGCAGCGAACGAATTGACAGGAAAAGCATTACATTTGTATAAAAGTATCAGAAAATCAGCCCCTCAGGCAGCATTACAAAGCGAATGGTAACTAGACTTCCTCACCAGGTTATCATGTTATTGAATCTAACACTCATTGCTGCCTTTGAACCCCAGcccaagagggaaagaaagatcTGGGCTCAGTGAACAGCCCAGCATTCACCGTATCCATTGATGGCATAAATGGGACTAAGAATCTACAAATACGAGTATGGCGCTTTACGATTTTTCAAAGCATCTTCATAAGCAGCAGGATCTTTCATCCTCGTGAATAGCCCTGTCTGGTGGGCAACACAGCTTTACGATCTTCCTTTGACAGACGAGGACACTGAGTCCACAGGGATCAATAATAACAATGACGAACATTCGCTCAGTTCTAACGAGGGGTCAGGTACTATTTTGAATTCAAGTACTAACTCGTTCTGTCCTCAAAAGAATTCTATCAGACAGgtggtattattatccccatggTACAGAGGCGGAAGTGAGGAGCAGAGGCCAGGTAACTTAACACAGGGCGACTGAGCTATGAGACGGCAGAGCCGAGATGTGAGACCCAGGCAATCTGGCGGCAGCATCCAGGTCTCCAACATCACACTGCAGCCGCCCCCACAAGTGGCACCGTGATCCACAGGCACAGCCAGACACTGAATTTAGACCTATAACACTGAGGGCAAAGCTCTTCTCACAATTCCATGATATGGCAAagatacatttattacaattagaCTTTCGAAAAAGAAACTATGTTACATGGTAAGTGGGGGCAGAAGAGGAACCGTCCAGACACAAGGCTCACTAGTGAATCTCTGCTGCTTACCACCTGAGGATTCTTGGCATGCAGCGACGGGAAGAGCACTGAGCTTGGCTTGTCCTCAGGAAGACGGCTCTGGTGATCTGTCCTGGAAGCCTCGGCTTTGTAGGGGTTCATGAGATGCTGAGGGGGCTGGCTGGCTTGATGTGGTCTCGAAGAAATCCGTGTGTGTGGTTTGGTTGGGGGCTGGGCCGGAGGGACTGGCTTAATGTGAGGAGGGGGGCCTGCCTTTTCCAGGCCGTCCTTCTGGGATTTTCCGGAATCCTGAAGGCTCTGTGTGGTGCTGCCCAGTGGGTGCCCAATCTGGAAGTAAGGATATCGAAGCGCCTGGAATGTCACAGAAGGCTGCTTTAGGAGAAAAGTCTAGCCGGGAAGGTTACCACCATCAGGCTCACTGGGCCACATTTCCTGGGACCAGTTTACTACAACTTCTGAGCCCAAACCACCTATAAAACAGCACCTTGAATCTATAACAGCAGCTGTGATTCTTCTTATCTGAAAGATCAGCTGATGTATATACCAAAAAGTATTTGGCTAGAGCAGCCAGTTACACTGCTATTACCTTTACCACTTCTGAAAACTATTGTGTCGCAACACAGATCCTGGCTTTGTAACTTACTTGCTATGTATCTTAAATATAATACTTTACCTTTCTAATCATCACTTCCCCACtccatagaaagagaaaaaaataatatacaactGAGAGTGCCAAACGCAGTGATCCTAGAGGACCCTGACGAATCAAGTGTAAAACAAGCAGGTACATCTGCTTTTTACACCAGGAACGCCAAAGTGCACAATACACGACATAGCTGTACCTGCCTATTAAGAACAACTGACAACTAAATCTTGTTAGTTGTTCTGAATAATCACGTTTTCTAGATAGCCAAGGGATAAATCTTACAGGACTGGGGTTGACAATTCTTTCTGAAATATTCCCTGTCTTCCCTAATGTTTTTGAATGGAAACCATTGAACATAACATCACCTTTCTTAGTGACTCCGGGACGGTTATACACATCTGTAATAATTATAGATAAGGCTGCTTCAGACACAGAGGCAAATAATGTGGATTCTCTGGTACAGGTCCTGGACCCTGGCATCTAACATGAAAAGCCTTCTGGGTCGTCCCAAGTATTATGCAAGTCTCAATTGATTTGGGGGTATTTTTAGCTTTTTTGATGCTATTCTTAAAAGTACACATTGCTCTCTTGGTTCCTTTTTAACagaagctttttcttttcatctcctgCGTACATCCTTTCAAAAACTGGGTTCATCAGAAAGCTTCCTTCCTGtcctgaaaatatttctgaatgtaaAGTCCAGAAGTACATTTCTGAGCATTTTCCAACCCTCCTGAGCCATCCAGAGTCTTGTGGTACCAAATTATGGCTCTTTCTTCTTTGAGCCTTTGGAAAGATGCTTTTCTACAATTCCTTAATTCGCCAACCATCATCTCTCCAGCTCTCACAAATTCTAATACCACACTGGCACTGCCTTCAAATGTCACTGTCACTTTTGCTTGGCCAAATCATCGTCTCTGATTAGACCTGGTCACCTTTTTTATTATCTGAGCCATGTGATTGTCAATGAGACCAGGCGAGAGAAGGGGCCGGACACAACGAATGCAAAAGGTGGCTGGCAGGAGGCACGTGAGTGGGGGAGCTCACAGCACCACCGTGCCTCTTTGGGGTGCATTTTATAACCTAAGTCAAAGTGGCCTAGGGGAGGGCAGGTTGAGCAAACCGGAAGTGCGGAGTCATGCCATCTATCTGAGTGAACTGCACTATCTATACCAGTTACTGGATGAGTGATGAGGGCAAACTGCTTCAACTTTCTGAGATTCAGTTTTCTCGTTTATAGAGTGAAAACAGTAACGCCTATCTCACAGAGTCTTCATGGGGTTTGAACcacataaaaatatactaaagCATTTACAAACTGTAAAGTGCCATAAAATGCTAATTGCGGTTATTATCCCAGCTCTGTTGCTCTCTCTCTGTCAGATGTAAAATAAGTGAGTTGGATGTtacaagatattttcaaattgccTTTCAACCACCAGTACTGTCTTATAAACAAACCGCTACATAATCTTACCTCGTATTTCCATTTCCACATATATGGTGATAATAGCGTATGAACTCTATGCCAATTTTCAAAGCTACTATGTTGTTTAAACCTTTAATACTTTAACTATACACAGCGAGTTTCGAATTATTTCAGTTCATATGCACAATATACCATTACTGGCAGTCAATACTATTTTTCACCCATAATACCAAATAAAACACTTTCTATGAGATTCTTCGGAATTAGTCAGAGTTAAATATGAACTTCATAAGAAATGCatcaaacagaagaaaatggaagaaaacctGACTAGCTGTTGGCCGTTTCTTGGGATCCCACTGAAGCATGTCTCTCAGGAGTTGAATTGCTTCACTGCTAGCATTTGGAATCAGGGTCTTTAGGTTATTGGGTACACACTGGGGCCAGCGGAAGCTCATTGCATTTGAAAGTTGGTAGCCTTCAGGCCAGTCGGTCTGAAAGAAGGACAAGACAGAAAACCTTGCTCAGCCAACTCGCTGTGATAGGTGTTTACACTCTGGCATGTGGGCCCGTCACATCACGTCATTACCACGTCCATCTTCACTATCGCGCCACCGTGTGTGACGAAGTATAAGAGGATGGtaatggagagacagagaacatGATGTCTGGGGAAGAGTGGGAAAAATACTAACTTTGCCACCAACTTGTTTTGTAACCTTAACATAAGAGAGTTCCTCCCTTGAGATTTAGGGGTTGAACCAAATTAATATTTTCGCAATTGTGTTCCATGAGACAGAAGTTTTAGAAACtgctaatagattttttttttcagggaggaaaaaacaaaacaaaacatcttgtCCTCAgttaaataaatttgggaaacacGACATGTTACTATATCCCCGTCTTgatgactaaaaatatatatgctgagAAACCCAGCAGTAAAGACAGCTGTTCCACTCAATCTCAAGCTCTCCGTTTTTTCATCCATTGTACCTATGGGACACTAAATGCTGGAGTGAATGACAGGAAAGGATGAACAAATTATCTCTACGGTCCCTTCTAGTTCCAACACTCCACTATTAATATTTCACAAGACACATTCTGGTgtgattgcttttttatttttatttttttagctaaGTGTCACAATATACAGCTTAtatcattcattcacttagttactgagtgcctactacaGGCTTAGTGTTGAGTATCCAAAAATAATCTGGTATAAAGCCTAtccaaaggagaaaatgagacatttatttaaaaaccacaatacagaataaaaaataacaaaggtcACAAGAGAGGTACAGATACAGCTATCCAGAGGAAGGAGAGATTCCAGCAAGAGACTGGAAATCTTGAAGAGGTGGCATTAATGATTCATTCAAAtgactcaatattttttttctgagggaCTGGTCTGTACCAGCAATGGTGCTAGGAcctggaagaaaaataaacatgagatAAACCCTTGCCCTGAGTATGCTTATGGTCCAGGGAatagatatatatacagataattataataacaCAGAACACAGCTGAAGATGGAGAGGAGATTAGAGGAACAGTGAGGAAAAAGATAACTGGGGGCCTTGGAAGAAGAACGGGATTTGGGTATGTGGAAGATCTTTGGTCGGGCAGAGAGCACTGTCGTGAGGGGCTTCCGGGCACACAGGGAGAGGGGGTGTGCAGGTACAAAGTAGGGGACAGGGGATGACACTTAAGGGGGTTGGGTGACGGagagtcagcaaatatttttaggAGGAAAGGATGGTACCAGATCGGTTCTTAGGAGGATGAGCAGGCTGCAG of Rhinolophus sinicus isolate RSC01 linkage group LG05, ASM3656204v1, whole genome shotgun sequence contains these proteins:
- the CILK1 gene encoding serine/threonine-protein kinase ICK isoform X2, producing MNRYTTIKQLGDGTYGSVLLGRSIESGELIAIKKMKRKFYSWEECMNLREVKSLKKLNHANVVKLKEVIRENDHLYFIFEYMKENLYQLIKERKGLFPESAIRNIMYQILQGLAFIHKHGFFHRDLKPENLLCMGPELVKIADFGLAREIRSRPPYTDYVSTRWYRAPEVLLRSTHYSSPIDVWAVGCIMAEVYTLRPLFPGASEIDTIFKICQVLGTPKKTDWPEGYQLSNAMSFRWPQCVPNNLKTLIPNASSEAIQLLRDMLQWDPKKRPTASQALRYPYFQIGHPLGSTTQSLQDSGKSQKDGLEKAGPPPHIKPVPPAQPPTKPHTRISSRPHQASQPPQHLMNPYKAEASRTDHQSRLPEDKPSSVLFPSLHAKNPQVKILAGLEHKNGEIKPKSRRRWGLVSRSTKDSDDWADLDDLEFGPSLSRIDLKNKKRQSDETLCRFESVLDLKPSEPVGTGNSAPTQSSYQRRDTPTLRSAAKQHYLKHSRYLPGINIRNGILPTPGKDFIPSNPWSSSGLSGKSSGTVSVISKINSVGSGSTSSSGLAGSYISSLLKKELDSAMQRVHLAPIPDPSPGYSSLKAVRPHPGRPFFHTQPRSTPGLIPRPPAAQPVHGRTDWAAKYASRR
- the CILK1 gene encoding serine/threonine-protein kinase ICK isoform X1; this encodes MNRYTTIKQLGDGTYGSVLLGRSIESGELIAIKKMKRKFYSWEECMNLREVKSLKKLNHANVVKLKEVIRENDHLYFIFEYMKENLYQLIKERKGLFPESAIRNIMYQILQGLAFIHKHGFFHRDLKPENLLCMGPELVKIADFGLAREIRSRPPYTDYVSTRWYRAPEVLLRSTHYSSPIDVWAVGCIMAEVYTLRPLFPGASEIDTIFKICQVLGTPKKTDWPEGYQLSNAMSFRWPQCVPNNLKTLIPNASSEAIQLLRDMLQWDPKKRPTASQALRYPYFQIGHPLGSTTQSLQDSGKSQKDGLEKAGPPPHIKPVPPAQPPTKPHTRISSRPHQASQPPQHLMNPYKAEASRTDHQSRLPEDKPSSVLFPSLHAKNPQVKILAGLEHKNGEIKPKSRRRWGLVSRSTKDSDDWADLDDLEFGPSLSRIDLKNKKRQSDETLCRFESVLDLKPSEPVGTGNSAPTQSSYQRRDTPTLRSAAKQHYLKHSRYLPGINIRNGILPTPGKDFIPSNPWSSSGLSGKSSGTVSVISKINSVGSGSTSSSGLAGSYISSLLKKELDSAMQRVHLAPIPDPSPAGYSSLKAVRPHPGRPFFHTQPRSTPGLIPRPPAAQPVHGRTDWAAKYASRR